One genomic window of Luteitalea pratensis includes the following:
- a CDS encoding methyltransferase family protein produces the protein MVLRHLLSVLLLPGMVAGVVPAWIRHALAAHDTRWPEVAALTWTMRGGSLVMMLGGLALASWCVALFARVGQGTLAPWDPTRRLVVVGPYRHVRNPMITGVALLLAAQALWAGSWILAAWLAIFLGVNHAFFLLVEEPGLVARFGEGYRVYTMHVPRWMPRRTPWHG, from the coding sequence ATGGTCCTTCGCCATTTGCTCTCTGTCCTGCTGTTGCCCGGCATGGTGGCGGGGGTGGTGCCTGCCTGGATACGGCACGCACTGGCGGCGCACGACACACGCTGGCCGGAGGTCGCCGCGCTGACCTGGACGATGCGAGGGGGCAGCCTCGTGATGATGCTCGGCGGGTTGGCACTCGCGTCGTGGTGTGTGGCGTTGTTTGCACGGGTCGGGCAAGGCACGCTGGCGCCCTGGGATCCCACGCGGCGGCTCGTGGTGGTGGGGCCGTACCGCCATGTGCGCAACCCGATGATCACCGGGGTCGCGTTGCTGCTTGCGGCGCAGGCGTTGTGGGCCGGCTCGTGGATTCTGGCTGCCTGGCTGGCCATCTTCCTCGGCGTCAACCATGCCTTCTTCCTTCTCGTCGAAGAACCAGGCCTGGTGGCGCGTTTCGGCGAGGGCTATCGCGTCTACACCATGCACGTGCCGCGCTGGATGCCCCGCCGGACACCCTGGCACGGCTGA
- the recQ gene encoding DNA helicase RecQ, with the protein MSSTAALPATLEDVLARYWGYTQFRPHQREVMDAILAGRDSLLVMPTGGGKSLCFQAPALLKPGLAVVVSPLISLMKDQVDGLNANGVAAACYNSALDEDQKRDVVRAVREGHTRLLYVAPERLVGDGGERFVRWLAQVGVSFIAVDEAHCISQWGHDFRPEYRRLGQIRTLLPQASIHAFTATATGRVRRDIVAQLGLRDALEEVGSFDRPNLVYRVLLRDQLKRQVLDVLGRHRGEAGILYCPSRKEVDALSAWLVEEGWRAVPYHAGLTSDERARNQDAFLTEQADIVVATVAFGMGIHRSNVRFVVHTGAPQSLEHYQQESGRAGRDGLEAECVLITSGADFLKWRVMLEKNGEFTESAQGLLRDIERYTASTRCRHRHLVQYFGETYDRDDCGACDVCLGELEIVDDAVTIARKVLSCVARVEQRFGAAHVANVLVGKSSEAVTARGHAQLSTFGLFASVPVTEVRGYIEQLTALGYLRQTAGEYPVLVLSPEGRTLMRDGASEPPVVLFRQKRRAKDAGPRRSRVETESWEGVDRTLFERLRELRLTLARGRGVPPYVIFHDTTLRDMARLRPTSAEALRDIYGVGQRKAEDVGPAFLEVIRAANPV; encoded by the coding sequence GTGAGCTCGACCGCGGCCCTTCCCGCCACCCTCGAAGACGTCCTTGCCAGGTACTGGGGATACACACAGTTCCGGCCGCACCAGCGCGAGGTGATGGATGCGATCCTCGCTGGCCGCGACTCGCTGCTCGTGATGCCGACCGGCGGCGGCAAGTCGCTCTGCTTCCAGGCACCGGCCCTGCTCAAGCCTGGCCTTGCCGTGGTGGTGTCGCCGCTCATCTCGCTGATGAAGGACCAGGTGGACGGGCTCAACGCCAACGGCGTGGCTGCCGCCTGCTACAACAGCGCGCTGGACGAGGACCAGAAGCGCGACGTCGTGCGCGCCGTACGCGAAGGCCACACGCGGCTCTTGTACGTGGCGCCGGAGCGCCTCGTGGGCGACGGAGGCGAACGCTTCGTGCGCTGGCTGGCGCAGGTGGGCGTGAGCTTCATCGCCGTGGACGAGGCCCACTGCATCAGCCAGTGGGGACACGACTTCCGACCCGAGTACCGCAGGCTCGGCCAGATCCGGACGCTGTTGCCGCAGGCGAGCATCCATGCCTTCACCGCAACGGCGACCGGCCGCGTGCGTCGCGACATCGTCGCGCAGCTCGGGCTGCGCGATGCACTCGAAGAAGTGGGCTCGTTCGATCGTCCCAATCTCGTCTACCGCGTGCTCTTGCGCGACCAGTTGAAGAGGCAGGTGCTCGACGTGCTCGGGCGTCACCGCGGCGAGGCGGGAATTCTCTACTGTCCGTCACGCAAGGAGGTCGATGCGCTGTCTGCGTGGCTGGTCGAGGAGGGATGGCGCGCGGTGCCATATCACGCCGGCCTCACCTCGGACGAGCGGGCCCGCAACCAGGATGCCTTTCTCACCGAGCAGGCCGACATCGTCGTCGCGACGGTGGCGTTCGGGATGGGGATTCACCGGTCGAACGTGCGGTTCGTGGTGCACACCGGCGCGCCGCAGTCTCTCGAGCACTACCAGCAGGAGTCGGGCCGTGCGGGACGTGACGGGCTCGAGGCCGAGTGCGTGCTGATCACGTCGGGCGCGGACTTCCTCAAGTGGCGGGTGATGCTCGAGAAAAATGGCGAGTTCACCGAGTCGGCCCAGGGGCTGTTGCGCGACATCGAGCGCTACACGGCGAGCACGCGCTGCCGGCACCGGCACCTGGTGCAGTATTTTGGCGAGACCTACGATCGCGACGACTGCGGTGCCTGCGACGTGTGCCTGGGCGAGCTGGAGATCGTCGACGATGCGGTGACGATCGCGCGCAAGGTGCTGTCGTGCGTCGCGCGAGTGGAGCAGCGGTTCGGCGCGGCGCATGTCGCCAATGTGCTGGTCGGCAAGTCGTCCGAGGCCGTGACCGCGCGTGGGCATGCGCAGTTGAGCACGTTCGGTCTCTTCGCGAGCGTGCCGGTGACCGAAGTGCGCGGCTACATCGAGCAACTCACCGCCCTCGGATACCTGCGGCAGACGGCGGGCGAGTACCCGGTGCTGGTGCTCTCGCCGGAGGGGCGCACGCTCATGCGCGATGGCGCGAGCGAGCCGCCAGTGGTGTTGTTTCGGCAGAAGCGTCGTGCGAAGGACGCCGGACCACGTCGGTCGCGTGTCGAGACCGAATCGTGGGAGGGCGTGGATCGGACGCTGTTCGAGCGACTGCGTGAGTTGCGGCTGACCCTGGCGCGTGGTCGCGGGGTGCCGCCCTACGTGATTTTCCATGACACCACCCTGCGTGACATGGCCCGGCTGCGCCCGACGTCAGCCGAGGCTCTCCGCGATATCTATGGGGTTGGCCAGCGCAAGGCCGAAGATGTAGGGCCTGCGTTCCTCGAAGTCATAAGGGCGGCGAATCCCGTGTAA
- a CDS encoding DNA polymerase III subunit alpha translates to MYVELHTSSAFSFLDGASLPEALVDQARTLGYDTVALLDRDGVYGAPRFYQAARKAGLRALVGAELTMQTGGGRGLGVGRAGSPLGAGALAEAASPAHPSAVPLHAPLLWRLPVLVASAQGYRSLCRLITRMKLAAAKGQGALTVRDLDGQVEGLVAVVGRPMLAADRHGVAGLLDQIVGVFGRAQVHVEIQRHLTRDEEVDNRILVSAAEAYRVPILATNGVRFATPEARPLYDVLTCIRHGTTLEHAGRRLAANAERYLKSPKQMQALFSDLPQALANTRALSERLDFTLANLGYRFPDYPVPDGETQISFLRRITEAGAHWRYRPLTDRARRQIARELDLIEKLDLAGYFLIVWDLVNFCRQQDILAQGRGSAANSAVCYSLGITAVDPVGMELLFERFLSEERGEWPDIDLDLPSGDRREQAIQYLYTRYGDRGAAMTANVITYRGRSAAREVGKVLGCPPEMIDTLAKVMSPFEWQDPKDTLARHLRELGVDPDLPQIQQFGALWMQMQDIPRHLGQHSGGMVLCQGRLDEVVPLEPASMPGRVVVQWDKDDCADMGIVKVDLLGLGMLAVLQEAITIVNTASTEQIDLAHLPPDDPVVYQMLQEADTVGLFQVESRAQMATLPRLKPTCFYDLVVEVAIIRPGPIVGQMVHPYLARRRGDEPVEYAHPSLEPILKRTLGVPLFQEQLLRMAMVVAGFSGGEAEELRRAMGFKRSEARMRQIEVRLRSGMAERGITGDAAETILRSIASFALYGFPESHAASFALIVYASAYLKAYYPAAFSTALLNNQPLGFYHPATLIKDAQRHGVRFLSVDVQQSMWACHITPDGAVRLGFCMVQGLREEVGRKLEAGAPNVAAPAHVACRLQAAGCVLVCPKCGADDASMFEIDVRARGRHIYCGVCAHDWDDRVPGAGDRVPAIQDKSQEVPALGVRHSALRFPSLDALVMATGIRRDELNTLASLGALNAFGTDRRGALWNAERVVRPTGDLFAMLDEEAGPVRVGRDHSVGRDHSVGRDHSVGRDRSPSGPSPACTSHPSERSRADVAESAGWDSRPYLPETSSNVDEQPIVTKADLAGGSPLPAMTPMERIVADYRGSGVTIGAHPMALRRADLRLRGVMRSDELGRTRGGRRVRVAGAVITRQRPGTAKGMVFLTLEDEAGLANVIIRPDVFDRQRPLILRAPFLVVEGVLQQQEGVTSVRAERVMAFAGDQPRVPSHDFR, encoded by the coding sequence ATGTACGTCGAACTGCACACCTCCTCGGCCTTCTCCTTCCTCGACGGCGCGTCGTTGCCGGAAGCGCTCGTCGACCAGGCCAGGACGCTCGGGTACGACACGGTGGCACTGCTCGACCGCGATGGTGTGTACGGCGCGCCACGCTTCTATCAGGCGGCACGCAAGGCGGGCCTGCGCGCGCTCGTCGGCGCCGAACTGACGATGCAGACGGGCGGCGGGCGAGGCCTGGGGGTTGGCAGGGCCGGCTCTCCCTTGGGCGCCGGAGCCTTGGCGGAGGCGGCCAGCCCGGCCCACCCCTCGGCAGTCCCGCTGCATGCGCCGCTGCTCTGGCGCCTGCCCGTGCTGGTTGCGTCAGCGCAGGGCTACCGATCGCTGTGCCGGCTGATCACGCGGATGAAGTTGGCGGCGGCGAAGGGGCAGGGCGCGCTGACGGTGCGCGATCTTGACGGACAGGTAGAGGGGCTGGTCGCCGTGGTGGGCCGTCCGATGCTCGCGGCCGACCGTCATGGCGTGGCTGGCCTGCTCGATCAGATCGTCGGCGTGTTCGGCCGTGCGCAGGTGCATGTGGAGATCCAGCGGCACCTCACGCGCGACGAGGAAGTGGACAACCGCATCCTCGTGTCGGCTGCCGAGGCGTACCGGGTGCCGATCCTCGCCACTAACGGCGTGCGTTTCGCCACACCAGAGGCACGGCCGCTCTACGACGTCCTCACCTGCATCCGGCACGGCACCACACTGGAACACGCGGGACGCCGCCTGGCGGCCAACGCCGAACGCTACCTGAAGTCCCCGAAGCAGATGCAGGCGCTCTTCAGCGATCTGCCGCAGGCACTCGCCAACACACGTGCGCTGTCCGAGCGCCTCGACTTCACGCTCGCGAACCTGGGCTACCGGTTTCCGGATTATCCGGTTCCCGACGGCGAGACGCAGATCTCCTTCCTGCGGCGGATCACCGAGGCTGGTGCACACTGGCGTTACAGGCCGCTGACCGACAGGGCGCGCCGGCAGATCGCACGCGAACTCGATCTGATCGAGAAGCTCGATCTCGCCGGGTACTTCCTGATCGTCTGGGACCTCGTGAACTTCTGCCGGCAGCAGGACATCCTCGCGCAGGGGCGCGGGTCGGCGGCCAACAGCGCCGTCTGCTACAGCCTGGGCATCACCGCGGTGGATCCGGTGGGCATGGAATTGCTGTTCGAGCGCTTCCTCTCGGAGGAACGCGGCGAGTGGCCCGACATCGACCTGGACCTGCCGAGCGGCGACCGTCGCGAGCAGGCGATCCAGTATCTCTACACGCGCTATGGCGATCGTGGCGCGGCGATGACGGCCAACGTCATCACCTATCGTGGCCGCAGCGCGGCGCGCGAGGTGGGGAAGGTGCTTGGCTGCCCGCCGGAGATGATCGACACGCTCGCCAAGGTGATGAGCCCCTTCGAATGGCAGGATCCGAAGGACACGTTGGCTCGGCACCTGCGCGAACTCGGCGTCGATCCCGACCTGCCGCAGATTCAGCAGTTCGGTGCGTTGTGGATGCAGATGCAGGACATCCCGCGTCACCTCGGTCAGCATTCGGGGGGTATGGTGCTGTGCCAGGGACGCCTCGACGAGGTCGTGCCGCTCGAGCCGGCGAGCATGCCCGGCCGCGTCGTGGTGCAGTGGGACAAGGACGACTGCGCCGACATGGGCATCGTGAAGGTCGATCTGCTCGGGCTCGGCATGCTGGCCGTGCTGCAGGAAGCGATCACCATCGTCAACACGGCATCAACCGAGCAGATCGATCTCGCGCACCTGCCGCCCGACGATCCGGTCGTGTACCAGATGCTGCAGGAGGCCGACACGGTCGGGCTCTTCCAGGTGGAGTCGCGCGCGCAGATGGCGACGCTGCCGCGCCTCAAGCCGACGTGCTTCTACGACCTGGTAGTGGAGGTCGCGATCATCCGGCCAGGGCCAATCGTCGGCCAGATGGTGCATCCGTATCTCGCGCGTCGTCGCGGCGATGAGCCCGTCGAATATGCGCATCCCTCGCTCGAGCCGATCCTGAAACGGACGCTCGGCGTGCCGCTGTTCCAGGAGCAGTTGCTGCGGATGGCGATGGTGGTGGCCGGGTTCTCGGGCGGCGAAGCCGAGGAACTCCGGCGCGCCATGGGCTTCAAGCGCTCCGAGGCACGCATGCGGCAGATCGAGGTGCGCCTGCGATCGGGCATGGCCGAGCGCGGCATCACCGGGGACGCGGCCGAGACGATCCTCAGGTCGATCGCCTCGTTCGCCCTCTACGGTTTTCCGGAGTCGCACGCCGCGAGCTTTGCGCTGATCGTCTACGCGAGCGCGTACCTGAAGGCGTACTACCCGGCGGCGTTCTCCACGGCGCTGCTCAACAACCAGCCGCTCGGCTTCTATCACCCGGCGACGCTGATCAAGGATGCGCAGCGGCATGGGGTCCGCTTCCTCTCCGTGGACGTGCAGCAGTCGATGTGGGCCTGTCACATCACGCCTGATGGCGCCGTGCGCCTCGGCTTCTGCATGGTGCAGGGCCTGCGCGAAGAGGTAGGCCGGAAACTGGAAGCCGGCGCCCCGAACGTAGCGGCGCCGGCGCACGTAGCCTGCAGGCTGCAGGCTGCAGGCTGCGTGTTGGTGTGCCCCAAATGTGGTGCTGACGATGCGTCGATGTTCGAGATCGACGTGCGTGCCCGCGGTCGACACATCTACTGCGGGGTCTGTGCGCACGATTGGGACGACCGGGTACCGGGTGCGGGGGACCGGGTCCCAGCAATCCAGGACAAGAGTCAGGAGGTGCCGGCGTTAGGCGTTAGGCATTCGGCGTTACGTTTTCCCTCGCTCGATGCGCTGGTGATGGCCACGGGGATCCGTCGCGACGAGTTGAACACGCTCGCGAGCCTCGGGGCCCTCAACGCCTTCGGCACCGATCGACGCGGAGCCTTGTGGAACGCCGAGCGCGTGGTGCGTCCGACCGGCGACCTGTTCGCGATGCTCGATGAAGAGGCGGGTCCGGTGCGTGTGGGTAGGGACCACTCCGTTGGTAGGGACCACTCCGTTGGTAGAGACCACTCCGTTGGTAGGGACCGCTCTCCGAGCGGTCCATCACCGGCATGCACATCACACCCCTCCGAGAGGTCGAGGGCCGATGTCGCAGAGTCGGCCGGCTGGGACAGCCGGCCCTACCTACCTGAGACGAGCTCGAATGTCGATGAGCAGCCGATCGTGACGAAGGCCGACCTGGCGGGCGGCAGCCCTCTCCCCGCGATGACACCGATGGAGCGCATCGTCGCCGACTACCGCGGCAGCGGCGTGACGATCGGCGCGCACCCGATGGCGTTGCGGCGTGCGGATCTGCGCCTGCGCGGAGTGATGCGATCCGATGAACTCGGGCGGACGCGGGGCGGACGGCGCGTCCGCGTGGCCGGCGCGGTGATTACGCGGCAGCGCCCGGGCACGGCCAAGGGCATGGTGTTCCTCACCCTCGAGGACGAAGCCGGCCTGGCCAACGTGATCATCCGGCCCGACGTGTTCGATCGACAACGGCCGCTGATCCTGCGCGCGCCGTTCCTGGTGGTGGAGGGGGTCCTGCAGCAGCAGGAAGGCGTGACGTCGGTCCGTGCCGAACGTGTCATGGCCTTTGCGGGCGATCAGCCGCGCGTGCCGTCACATGACTTCAGGTGA
- a CDS encoding GHMP kinase, whose protein sequence is MPHISVSAPTRIADLGGWTDTWFAGHGAVCHLAVWPGVDVSVGAERGPAGVQVRLRNFDREWHWSAGTPPQVCPDPLIGACLDEAEVPEGAWVLDVGSQVPPGASMGTSASVCVAVLAALDRLRGTALDPASLARRAHLVETRRLSQQSGIQDQWAAAAGGPALIEMAAYPSARRTSLTLSPETTAALDARLLVVLLARGHDSSAVHRQVVEALQHAGAGDARLEALRRCAHEGAAALVADDLDTYGAVLTRNTGIQAQLHASLVSAEAHVVIEAVCGPDAIGWKVNGAGGAGGSITVLAASAESRARLVAALGSRCPWATHLDVRLARTGVTA, encoded by the coding sequence ATGCCCCACATCTCCGTCTCCGCTCCGACCCGGATCGCCGACCTTGGGGGGTGGACCGACACGTGGTTTGCCGGCCATGGCGCGGTGTGTCACCTGGCGGTGTGGCCCGGAGTCGACGTGAGCGTCGGCGCGGAGCGAGGGCCTGCCGGCGTCCAGGTGCGACTGCGCAACTTCGACAGGGAATGGCACTGGTCGGCGGGCACTCCTCCGCAGGTGTGTCCGGATCCCCTGATCGGCGCCTGCCTGGACGAAGCGGAAGTTCCGGAAGGCGCGTGGGTACTCGACGTCGGATCGCAGGTGCCGCCGGGCGCGTCGATGGGGACGTCGGCGAGCGTATGCGTGGCGGTGCTGGCAGCGCTCGACCGCCTGCGCGGCACGGCGCTCGATCCGGCCTCGCTGGCGCGTCGGGCCCACCTCGTCGAGACACGCCGTCTCTCGCAGCAGAGCGGCATCCAGGATCAGTGGGCCGCAGCCGCCGGTGGTCCGGCGCTGATCGAGATGGCGGCGTATCCCTCTGCCCGGCGGACGTCGCTGACGCTGTCGCCGGAGACGACTGCCGCCCTCGACGCGCGGTTGCTCGTGGTGCTCCTCGCCCGTGGGCACGACTCGTCGGCCGTCCATCGACAGGTCGTCGAGGCGCTGCAGCATGCCGGCGCCGGCGATGCCCGCCTCGAGGCGCTGCGCCGGTGCGCGCACGAGGGTGCCGCCGCCCTCGTCGCCGACGACCTCGACACCTACGGTGCCGTGCTGACGCGCAACACCGGGATCCAGGCGCAGCTGCATGCGTCACTTGTGAGCGCCGAAGCCCACGTCGTCATCGAAGCCGTGTGCGGCCCGGACGCGATCGGCTGGAAGGTCAATGGCGCGGGAGGAGCCGGTGGTTCGATCACCGTCCTCGCGGCGAGCGCCGAATCGCGGGCGCGGCTCGTGGCCGCGCTCGGGAGTCGATGTCCGTGGGCCACGCACCTCGACGTGCGACTCGCAAGGACCGGGGTGACGGCATGA
- a CDS encoding tRNA dihydrouridine synthase: MSVISALSGPALVMAPMTKGGNLPYRRLCQAFGATVTTSEMAVVRSLQRRRRAEFALIQRAPDERCFGVQLAGRSPDELRWGAALVASRGADFVDLNLGCPIDEFTRRGLGSALLRQPRRIERLVAAMKEGAGAVPVTVKIRLGWNEDERNAVDVARAAEAGGADALTVHGRTRSARYRNAADWAAIGEVAAAVGIPVVGNGDILFPEDIARGRALSGVQAVMIARGALIKPWIFAEAAGQVVDDSAEGRVAIYREYVRLAKEHFGDDERGHTRLRPFLVWHLGLWCRHIPRQVDGSYVPMQERAVFDAPGSPLEALLARPEPEVHEWIADGLMAGEELLPADLPADIVPNVPRDARDRRTPQETPAAG; this comes from the coding sequence ATGTCCGTCATTTCAGCACTGTCCGGTCCCGCGCTCGTGATGGCGCCGATGACGAAAGGGGGCAACCTTCCGTACCGGCGCCTGTGCCAGGCCTTCGGGGCCACGGTCACGACGAGCGAGATGGCGGTCGTGCGCAGCCTTCAGCGCCGTCGCCGCGCCGAGTTCGCGCTGATTCAGCGCGCGCCCGACGAACGGTGCTTCGGCGTGCAACTCGCCGGACGCTCTCCCGACGAACTCCGCTGGGGCGCCGCCCTGGTCGCCTCTCGCGGCGCCGACTTCGTCGACCTGAATCTCGGTTGCCCGATCGACGAGTTCACCCGTCGCGGGCTCGGCTCCGCCCTCCTCCGCCAGCCGCGCCGGATCGAGCGGCTCGTGGCCGCCATGAAGGAAGGCGCGGGCGCCGTGCCGGTCACCGTCAAGATTCGGCTCGGCTGGAATGAAGACGAGCGAAACGCCGTGGATGTTGCACGGGCGGCCGAAGCCGGTGGGGCCGATGCCCTCACGGTGCATGGCCGGACGCGCAGTGCGCGGTACCGGAATGCCGCGGATTGGGCCGCAATTGGCGAAGTTGCCGCCGCCGTCGGCATCCCCGTCGTCGGCAATGGCGACATCCTGTTTCCCGAGGACATCGCCCGCGGGCGCGCCCTGTCCGGCGTGCAGGCGGTGATGATCGCCCGGGGCGCCCTCATCAAGCCCTGGATCTTTGCCGAGGCCGCCGGACAGGTCGTGGACGACTCGGCCGAGGGTCGGGTCGCTATCTATCGGGAGTACGTGCGCCTCGCAAAGGAGCACTTCGGCGACGATGAGCGGGGGCACACGCGGCTGCGACCGTTCCTGGTGTGGCACCTCGGCTTGTGGTGTCGCCACATACCGCGGCAAGTCGACGGATCGTACGTGCCGATGCAGGAGCGCGCCGTCTTTGACGCCCCGGGTTCGCCGCTCGAGGCGTTGCTCGCACGCCCGGAGCCCGAAGTCCACGAGTGGATCGCCGATGGCCTCATGGCCGGTGAGGAACTCCTGCCCGCGGACCTCCCGGCCGATATCGTTCCCAATGTGCCGCGCGATGCGCGCGATCGGCGAACGCCCCAGGAAACGCCCGCGGCGGGGTAG
- a CDS encoding STAS domain-containing protein codes for MPHPFKVHRTAEGDVSVLHLEGFLDAHTAPVFEQAIQAELDANRPRLIVDGEKLTYISSAGLGVFMGFIEQIRELGGDLKICGLSPKVRQIFEILGFQAIYDMVETVPDAVQRFTTSPTPEA; via the coding sequence ATGCCTCACCCGTTCAAGGTGCACCGGACCGCTGAAGGCGACGTGTCGGTGCTGCATCTCGAGGGCTTTCTCGACGCACACACCGCGCCGGTGTTCGAACAGGCCATCCAGGCCGAACTCGACGCCAATCGCCCACGCCTCATCGTCGACGGCGAGAAGCTGACCTACATCTCGTCGGCCGGCCTCGGCGTGTTCATGGGCTTCATCGAGCAGATCCGTGAGTTGGGCGGCGACTTGAAGATCTGCGGCCTCAGTCCGAAGGTCCGCCAGATTTTCGAGATCCTGGGATTCCAGGCGATCTACGACATGGTCGAGACGGTGCCCGACGCCGTGCAGCGTTTCACGACCAGCCCGACGCCGGAGGCATGA
- a CDS encoding ATP-binding protein, with the protein MNDMTSLERTLTLTVPSATVNLALIRDFVVNVGSQAGLGQDDVAKLELAVDEACANVMEHAHGHDSNKEVTVRATFDASTLRIEVLDEGQGFDPTVVPATPVEQMVHDRRTGGLGLRVMKSLMDEVSYEIVPGERNRLRLLKRIQK; encoded by the coding sequence ATGAACGACATGACCTCCCTCGAGCGGACGTTGACCCTGACAGTGCCCTCGGCTACCGTGAATCTGGCGCTGATTCGGGACTTCGTCGTCAACGTCGGCTCGCAGGCCGGCCTCGGCCAGGACGATGTCGCCAAGCTCGAGCTGGCCGTGGACGAGGCGTGTGCCAACGTCATGGAACATGCCCATGGCCACGACAGCAACAAGGAAGTGACCGTGCGCGCCACGTTCGATGCGTCGACGCTCCGCATCGAGGTGTTGGACGAGGGCCAGGGCTTCGATCCCACCGTGGTCCCGGCGACGCCGGTCGAGCAGATGGTCCACGATCGCCGTACCGGCGGCCTCGGCCTGCGCGTGATGAAGTCCCTCATGGACGAGGTCTCCTACGAGATCGTCCCCGGCGAGCGCAACCGGCTCCGCCTCCTCAAGCGCATCCAGAAATAG
- a CDS encoding PP2C family protein-serine/threonine phosphatase encodes MAHVSVSRLESLLESAQLLHASLDLDNLLKHLLRTVMGRLLVTRAVIAIDVGDGLRVAMARGVSEAPVGSRFDAARATSLGLPQQMPIGVAPAVGLLATAPPARPAVDDEERAFLEALLGIAATGISNASSHAQATRLNRDLDRKIQELRTLMELGRAFSRVSEVEEVARIFGLTLAGQWMVTRYAIAVCRDTFGTISRQQGVKLPPLSTYMEALHNLPEASLVSDLQDGEVRAMFEAHRLQVVFSLRSGEQVCGFAALGARPGGQTWTGADLELGAGMAAQAVVAFDNCWHLREMLDKKQYEKELAVAAGIQQGLFPSVLPKLAGLDVAAMNRPAQQVGGDYYDVLTLTDRGDDACLFCVADVSGKGLAASLLMSTIQATLRALLGREASLAELACRANELLFATTPGSKYATAALVLAHPATGECRYVSGGHTETLLLRASGERIWMGATGVPLGLFPGMTWEELSFTLASGDVLVLYSDGVSEAQTAVFDEFGPERLADIVERQRERLSAEIIDAIVAAIDAFVEGAPQFDDITLMVIRRL; translated from the coding sequence GTGGCGCACGTCTCCGTCAGCCGCCTCGAATCCCTCCTGGAATCGGCGCAGCTGCTGCATGCCTCGCTCGATCTCGACAACCTGCTGAAACACCTGCTGCGCACCGTGATGGGGCGATTGCTGGTCACCCGCGCGGTGATCGCGATCGACGTCGGCGATGGGCTGCGCGTGGCCATGGCCCGCGGTGTCAGCGAGGCGCCGGTCGGCTCGCGCTTCGACGCCGCGCGTGCGACCTCGCTCGGCCTGCCGCAGCAGATGCCAATCGGCGTCGCGCCGGCGGTGGGCCTGCTCGCGACGGCGCCGCCGGCGCGCCCCGCTGTGGACGACGAGGAGCGCGCGTTTCTCGAGGCATTGCTCGGCATCGCGGCCACCGGGATCAGCAACGCGTCCTCACATGCGCAGGCCACACGCCTGAACCGCGACCTCGATCGCAAGATCCAGGAACTGCGCACGCTGATGGAACTCGGCCGCGCCTTCTCGCGCGTCAGCGAGGTCGAAGAAGTCGCACGTATCTTCGGCCTCACGCTGGCAGGGCAGTGGATGGTCACGCGCTATGCCATCGCCGTCTGCCGCGACACGTTCGGCACGATCTCTCGTCAGCAGGGCGTGAAGCTGCCGCCGCTCTCGACCTACATGGAGGCCTTGCACAACCTGCCGGAAGCGTCACTGGTGAGCGACCTGCAGGACGGCGAGGTGCGCGCGATGTTCGAGGCGCACCGTCTGCAGGTCGTGTTCTCGCTGCGCAGCGGTGAACAGGTCTGCGGCTTTGCCGCGCTCGGCGCGCGCCCCGGCGGGCAGACATGGACCGGCGCCGATCTCGAACTCGGCGCCGGCATGGCAGCGCAGGCTGTCGTCGCGTTCGACAACTGCTGGCACCTGCGCGAGATGCTCGACAAGAAGCAGTACGAGAAGGAACTGGCCGTCGCCGCGGGTATCCAGCAAGGGCTGTTTCCGTCCGTACTGCCGAAGCTGGCGGGCCTCGACGTGGCGGCGATGAACCGTCCGGCGCAGCAGGTCGGGGGCGACTACTACGACGTGCTGACGCTGACCGATCGCGGTGACGACGCCTGCCTGTTCTGCGTGGCCGACGTCTCGGGCAAGGGCCTGGCGGCATCGCTGCTCATGAGCACGATCCAGGCGACGCTGCGGGCACTGCTCGGGCGCGAGGCCTCGCTTGCGGAGCTTGCGTGTCGCGCCAACGAGCTGTTGTTCGCGACGACGCCGGGCAGCAAGTACGCCACCGCCGCGCTCGTACTCGCGCATCCCGCGACCGGCGAGTGCCGGTACGTCAGCGGTGGCCACACCGAGACCCTGCTGTTGCGGGCCAGCGGCGAACGCATCTGGATGGGCGCCACAGGCGTGCCGCTGGGGCTCTTCCCGGGCATGACGTGGGAGGAACTGTCGTTCACGCTCGCGTCAGGCGACGTGCTCGTCCTCTACTCCGACGGCGTCAGCGAAGCTCAGACTGCGGTGTTCGACGAGTTCGGTCCCGAACGCCTCGCCGACATCGTCGAACGGCAGCGCGAGCGACTGTCGGCCGAGATCATCGACGCCATCGTCGCCGCCATCGACGCCTTCGTCGAAGGGGCCCCACAGTTCGATGACATCACGTTGATGGTGATTCGGAGACTGTGA